The following are from one region of the Lonchura striata isolate bLonStr1 chromosome 26, bLonStr1.mat, whole genome shotgun sequence genome:
- the LOC110484266 gene encoding interferon alpha-inducible protein 27-like protein 2A isoform X2, translating into MGIFEIVIGGVTGAAVGAGVALVGLPVCIGALGFTGAGIAAGSVAAKMMSAAAIANGGGVAAGSLVALLQSIGAAGLSLVVKVGLTSVLSSVGAASGALLSM; encoded by the exons ATGG ggatcTTTGAGATTGTCATTGGAGGTGTCACTGGAGCCGCAGTGGGAGCAG GAGTGGCACTGGTTGGCCTCCCGGTGTGCATTGGTGCTCTGGGGTTCACAGGGGCTGGCATCGCCGCTGGCTCCGTGGCTGCCAAGATGAtgtcggcagctgccatcgccAACGGTGGCGGAGTGGCCGCCGGCAGCCTCGTGGCCTTGCTGCAGTCGATCG gagctgcaggcctCTCTCTTGTTGTCAAAGTTGGGCTGACTTCTGTCCTAAGCTCAGTTGGTGCAGCAAGTGGTGCCTTGCTGTCCATGTGA
- the LOC144247533 gene encoding interferon alpha-inducible protein 27-like protein 2B translates to MPDPKISARQPGNNKNAIGAVIGATVGAGVALVGLPVCIGALGFTGAGIAAGSVAAKMMSAAAIANGGGVAAGSAVAVLQSIGAAGLSLGAKVGLTSVLSSAGAASGAWLSKLKKHPRDKPKNDKNPVWGTGFIAPFTMDLQSTLWKSAFKCPTEVLGVCHGSVAPTAPTTEPQLHPISLKGHPNPPKHQPENSPAIEGLWV, encoded by the exons ATGCCTGATCCCAAGATCTCTGCCAGACAGCCTG ggaaTAATAAGAATGCCATTGGAGCTGTCATTGGAGCCACAGTGGGAGCAG GAGTGGCACTGGTTGGCCTCCCGGTGTGCATTGGTGCTCTGGGGTTCACAGGGGCTGGCATCGCCGCTGGCTCCGTGGCTGCCAAGATGATGTCGGCAGCTGCCATTGCCAACGGTGGCGGAGTGGCCGCCGGCAGCGCCGTGGCCGTGCTGCAGTCGATCG gagctgcaggtctCTCTCTTGGTGCCAAAGTTGGGCTGACTTCTGTCCTAAGCTCAGCTGGTGCAGCAAGTGGTGCCTGGTTGTCCAAGCTCAAGAAACATCCACGTGACAAACCAAAAAACGATAAAAATCCTG TTTGGGGAACCGGGTTTATAGCACCTTTCACCATGGACCTGCAAAGCACCCTGTGGAAATCTGCCTTCAAATGCCCAACTGAGGTGCTTGGTGTGTGTCATGGCTCAG TTGCCCCCACAGCCCCAACCACTGAGCCTCAGCTGCATCCCATCAGCCTCAAAGGGCatccaaaccccccaaaacaccagCCTGAGAACTCTCCAGCCATCGAGGGCCTCTGGGTCTGA